The following coding sequences lie in one Arachis ipaensis cultivar K30076 chromosome B03, Araip1.1, whole genome shotgun sequence genomic window:
- the LOC107631772 gene encoding uncharacterized protein LOC107631772, translating to MEVKVLPGFNTSMLLSLAVQSQDFFMRKITPTYLGLCLRLKCFSIQIVLYSQDFLGSVCWGSHLRSYTTQQKGWRTMLVIPELEKEVQLLRESRDTRKELQFLRSERDRIEDEIHHL from the exons ATGGAAGTAAAAGTTTTGCCTGGCTTCAATACTTCGATGTTGTTATCACTGGCAG TGCAAAGCCAGGATTTTTTCATGAGAAAAATCACCCCAACCTATTTGGGGTTGTGCCTGAGACTGAAATGCTTCTCAATACAGATAGTGTTATATAGCCAGGATTTCTTAG GTTCTGTATGTTGGGGATCACATTTACGGAGCTATACTACGCAGCAAAAAG GATGGAGGACCATGCTTGTAATACCAGAGCTTGAGAAGGAGGTTCAGCTTCTGAGGGAGTCAAGAGATACCCGCAAG GAACTTCAATTCCTGAGGAGCGAGCGTGATCGCATTGAAGATGAGATACATCATTTGTAG
- the LOC107631775 gene encoding uncharacterized protein LOC107631775 isoform X1 — protein sequence MMYNSIFAKSFSRYEQKKLGYGAFVGCLIIVLSLCTVFKPYIGSIHDLKLKLYVSVDTKMLMLNETSNFPRIARVEETETKKMEQGCFSEERTNFCQVQGDIRVHGKSSSVYVVTPETTILPENSSWTIRPYARKNDAEAMRRVREWSIKAVKDGMKFPQCTQHHSVPAVIFSTSGYIGNHFHEFTDIIIPLFLTSRQFNGQVKFVVSEMRPWWISKYQAILSKLSNYEVLNIDKDDQVHCFPGVNVGLKRYPKELSIDPQKYSYSIEDFRSFLRDSYSLKRVNAIKLREEGEDENNKNKKQQPRLLILSRRRTRSFTNTAEIAKMARSIGFEVIVMEAGGSMSNFANVVNSCDVLLGVHGAGLTNIVFLPENAVLIQVVPHGGFEWLAKYDFELPSKDMGLKYLDYKISVEESTLIQQYPQDHMIIKHPPSIGKLGWERFKSVYLEQQNVMLDLNRFRPTLQKALELLQQ from the exons atgatGTACAATTCAATATTTGCCAAAAGCTTTAGCCGTTATGAGCAGAAAAAATTGGGATATGGAGCATTTGTGGGATGCTTAATAATAGTTTTGAGTCTTTGCACAGTCTTTAAGCCTTACATAGGTTCTATTCATGATT TGAAGCTGAAGCTCTATGTCAGCGTTGACACCAAAATGCTGATGCTGAATGAAACTAGCAACTTTCCACGAATAGCCAGAG TTGAAGAGACAGAAACAAAGAAAATGGAGCAAGGATGCTTTTCAGAAGAAAGGACAAATTTTTGCCAAGTACAGGGAGATATCAGAGTCCATGGAAAATCCTCCTCTGTTTACGTTGTGACACCTGAAACAACAATCTTGCCCGAAAACTCCTCATGGACCATAAGGCCTTATGCGCGAAAGAACGATGCAGAAGCAATGAGGCGTGTAAGAGAATGGTCAATAAAGGCAGTGAAAGATGGCATGAAATTCCCACAGTGCACACAACATCACAGCGTTCCAGCTGTGATATTCTCTACTTCAGGCTATATTGGCAACCACTTCCATGAATTCACAGACATCATCATCCCACTGTTTCTGACTTCTAGACAATTCAATGGACAAGTTAAATTTGTCGTGTCCGAAATGCGTCCTTGGTGGATTTCTAAGTACCAAGCAATTCTCAGTAAGCTGTCCAATTATGAGGTCTTGAACATTGACAAAGATGACCAAGTTCACTGCTTCCCAGGTGTGAATGTTGGTCTCAAAAGGTATCCGAAAGAACTAAGCATTGACCCTCAAAAGTACTCCTATTCCATCGAAGACTTCAGGAGTTTTCTGAGAGACTCTTATTCACTGAAGAGAGTTAATGCAATCAAATTGAGAGAGGAGGGTGAAGATGAGAATAATAAGAATAAGAAGCAGCAGCCAAGGCTTTTGATTCtttcaagaagaagaacaagatcaTTCACTAACACAGCTGAAATAGCAAAGATGGCTAGAAGCATCGGATTCGAGGTGATCGTAATGGAAGCTGGTGGAAGCATGTCAAACTTTGCAAATGTGGTGAATTCTTGTGATGTGCTATTGGGAGTTCATGGAGCCGGCCTCACTAACATTGTTTTCCTTCCTGAGAATGCAGTTTTGATACAAGTAGTTCCTCATGGTGGTTTCGAATGGCTTGCCAAATATGACTTCGAATTGCCCTCAAAGGATATGGGACTAAAGTACTTGGATTACAAGATAAGTGTGGAAGAAAGCACTCTTATTCAGCAATATCCACAAGATCACATGATCATAAAGCACCCCCCATCCATTGGGAAACTTGGATGGGAAAGATTCAAGTCTGTGTATTTGGAACAACAGAATGTGATGCTAGATCTCAATAGGTTTAGGCCTACATTGCAGAAAGCCCTTGAGCTATTGCAGCAGTAA
- the LOC107631775 gene encoding protein O-linked-mannose beta-1,4-N-acetylglucosaminyltransferase 2 isoform X2 — protein sequence MEQGCFSEERTNFCQVQGDIRVHGKSSSVYVVTPETTILPENSSWTIRPYARKNDAEAMRRVREWSIKAVKDGMKFPQCTQHHSVPAVIFSTSGYIGNHFHEFTDIIIPLFLTSRQFNGQVKFVVSEMRPWWISKYQAILSKLSNYEVLNIDKDDQVHCFPGVNVGLKRYPKELSIDPQKYSYSIEDFRSFLRDSYSLKRVNAIKLREEGEDENNKNKKQQPRLLILSRRRTRSFTNTAEIAKMARSIGFEVIVMEAGGSMSNFANVVNSCDVLLGVHGAGLTNIVFLPENAVLIQVVPHGGFEWLAKYDFELPSKDMGLKYLDYKISVEESTLIQQYPQDHMIIKHPPSIGKLGWERFKSVYLEQQNVMLDLNRFRPTLQKALELLQQ from the coding sequence ATGGAGCAAGGATGCTTTTCAGAAGAAAGGACAAATTTTTGCCAAGTACAGGGAGATATCAGAGTCCATGGAAAATCCTCCTCTGTTTACGTTGTGACACCTGAAACAACAATCTTGCCCGAAAACTCCTCATGGACCATAAGGCCTTATGCGCGAAAGAACGATGCAGAAGCAATGAGGCGTGTAAGAGAATGGTCAATAAAGGCAGTGAAAGATGGCATGAAATTCCCACAGTGCACACAACATCACAGCGTTCCAGCTGTGATATTCTCTACTTCAGGCTATATTGGCAACCACTTCCATGAATTCACAGACATCATCATCCCACTGTTTCTGACTTCTAGACAATTCAATGGACAAGTTAAATTTGTCGTGTCCGAAATGCGTCCTTGGTGGATTTCTAAGTACCAAGCAATTCTCAGTAAGCTGTCCAATTATGAGGTCTTGAACATTGACAAAGATGACCAAGTTCACTGCTTCCCAGGTGTGAATGTTGGTCTCAAAAGGTATCCGAAAGAACTAAGCATTGACCCTCAAAAGTACTCCTATTCCATCGAAGACTTCAGGAGTTTTCTGAGAGACTCTTATTCACTGAAGAGAGTTAATGCAATCAAATTGAGAGAGGAGGGTGAAGATGAGAATAATAAGAATAAGAAGCAGCAGCCAAGGCTTTTGATTCtttcaagaagaagaacaagatcaTTCACTAACACAGCTGAAATAGCAAAGATGGCTAGAAGCATCGGATTCGAGGTGATCGTAATGGAAGCTGGTGGAAGCATGTCAAACTTTGCAAATGTGGTGAATTCTTGTGATGTGCTATTGGGAGTTCATGGAGCCGGCCTCACTAACATTGTTTTCCTTCCTGAGAATGCAGTTTTGATACAAGTAGTTCCTCATGGTGGTTTCGAATGGCTTGCCAAATATGACTTCGAATTGCCCTCAAAGGATATGGGACTAAAGTACTTGGATTACAAGATAAGTGTGGAAGAAAGCACTCTTATTCAGCAATATCCACAAGATCACATGATCATAAAGCACCCCCCATCCATTGGGAAACTTGGATGGGAAAGATTCAAGTCTGTGTATTTGGAACAACAGAATGTGATGCTAGATCTCAATAGGTTTAGGCCTACATTGCAGAAAGCCCTTGAGCTATTGCAGCAGTAA
- the LOC107633918 gene encoding uncharacterized protein LOC107633918 — MTRFAEATNEIPNLNPEVHLHALKSGLRPGKFQESIVIAKPKTLAEFRKKATTQIEVEEFRALQKANKPTSNREEERQNRQSNNRTDQRPFRLTPKFDNYTPLNAKREDIIKDILHSKLIKPQTGLIHTRTNDMWTGQNTAPSTKKYGHTTDDCVIAKYVLEKLACQGLPDKYIDNRGRKRNTEDLGQHTKTTDNSQDKGKKVDTDINPPRRIINCISGGFAGGGCANLARKRSYRAMMTMTESTPSEHANKDKPKISFTPDDYKANDRNLDDPVVITAQVGEPLVKKILMDQGSSADILFYSTFQKMKLSDKNL; from the coding sequence ATGACCAGGTTTGCCGAAGCAACCAACGAGATACCTAACCTAAACCCCGAAGTCCACCTCCACGCTTTGAAGAGCGGCCTCCGACCAGGGAAATTTCAAGAGTCCATAGTCATTGCAAAACCTAAAACTCTGGCCGAGTTCCGCAAAAAAGCAACGACACAAATCGAGGTCGAAGAATTCCGAGCACTGCAGAAAGCAAATAAACCTACCTCGAACAGAGAGGAGGAAAGGCAAAACAGACAATCCAACAACAGAACGGATCAAAGACCTTTCAGGCTAACGCCTAAATTCGACAACTATACTCCCCTGAATGCGAAAAGGGAGGACATTATAAAGGACATTTTGCACTCGAAGCTCATCAAACCCCAAACAGGGCTGATACATACCAGGACCAACGACATGTGGACAGGTCAAAATACTGCGCCTTCCACAAAAAAATATGGTCATACTACAGACGACTGCGTAATAGCCAAATATGTTCTCGAAAAGCTCGCCTGCCAAGGACTGCCAGACAAATATATTGACAACCGAGGACGAAAGCGAAATACAGAAGATCTCGGCCAACACACCAAAACAACTGACAATTCCCAAGATAAAGGGAAAAAGGTAGACACAGATATCAATCCACCACGTAGAATAATAAACTGTATTTCTGGTGGTTTTGCAGGTGGCGGATGTGCAAACTTGGCAAGAAAAAGATCATACCGAGCTATGATGACGATGACAGAATCAACCCCTTCCGAACATGCAAACAAGGACAAGCCAAAAATCTCATTCACCCCTGACGATTATAAGGCAAACGATCGAAACCTGGACGACCCAGTCGTCATCACTGCACAGGTCGGAGAACCACTGGTAAAGAAAATCCTGATGGATCAAGGAAGTAGCGCAGACATACTCTTTTACTCAACGTTCCAAAAGATGAAACTGAGTGACAAGAACCTCTAA